The Primulina eburnea isolate SZY01 chromosome 8, ASM2296580v1, whole genome shotgun sequence genome contains a region encoding:
- the LOC140838886 gene encoding F-box protein At-B has protein sequence MSHHGKRPRGAETAAVDPEYGGSEPLREGIPLPETLILDEIFPKLKLESLCSLACVCRTLSSMVSRALSAISYLDLSAFSSNGYILGQIVSRLRGMTSLTIDCLRLDDSSVINILGQNIQELNLLKCASLSFDVISSIGGRCPDLRVLVLELAEGISPEIFGKNLTEILKKILSLEHLSIKVRRTIVDADDLGFINPFLPQTLKYLKLEPVSEQDAFHFIEEIRDEKKIPRNLVNRSVPDFKLQRLALVLDVISDRLVASITSSLPLLIELDLEDRPCVEPILPYDLTNRGLQFLSSCDYLTSLSIIRSKVVPFRRINDLGILLLSESCGSLESVRLGGFSTVTDAGFSSLLHSCKNLKKFEVRNAPLLSDLAFHEINGPLVELKLFSCNLITSEAVAELLSSSTLEVLDTNGCRSIADPCLDYISFLSTLTSLNLGGADITDHGLSILGKGDLPIASLRLRGCTRVSDRGMVFLLNEGNRINKTLSLLDVGHMPGISDRGVQAIVSSAESLTELCLRYCFHVTDVSFKLLASRRCDGPNMLQRLDVCHCIRLTGGIVEFLEKKPFFRGLRWLGVGRTSLANRSDDFGMIRRKRPWLTVCFGGCEVGCHDGWQYHNM, from the exons ATGAGCCACCACGGCAAGAGACCCCGGGGGGCTGAAACCGCCGCAGTGGATCCTGAATACGGCGGCAGTGAGCCGCTGCGAGAAGGTATTCCGCTGCCCGAGACCTTAATTCTTGATGAGATTTTCCCGAAATTGAAGCTGGAGTCGCTTTGCTCTCTGGCTTGCGTGTGCCGGACACTCAGTTCGATGGTCTCTCGAGCTCTTTCTGCTATCTCTTATCTTGATCTTTCC GCTTTTTCATCGAACGGATATATTCTTGGTCAGATCGTTTCCAGATTAAGAGGGATGACAAGTTTGACTATTGATTGTCTTCGGTTGGATGATTCCTCTGTCATCAACATTCTTGGACAGAACATTCAAGAATTGAATCTTCTCAAATGTGCGTCTCTTTCTTTTGATGTTATTTCTTCTATTGGAGGAAGGTGTCCTGATTTAAG GGTTCTTGTCCTGGAACTGGCCGAGGGCATCTCACCTGAAATCTTTGGGAAAAATCTCACGGAAATTCTGAAAAAAATTCTCTCTTTGGAG CATCTTTCCATAAAAGTCCGTCGAACAATAGTTGACGCGGATGATTTAGGTTTCATCAATCCTTTCCTCCCCCAAACTCTAAAATATCTGAAGTTGGAGCCTGTGAGTGAGCAAGATGCTTTTCATTTTATAGAGGAAATCAGAGATGAAAAAAAGATTCCGAGGAACTTGGTCAATCGTAGTGTTCCCGACTTTAAATTGCAACGCTTAGCACTTGTCTTGGATGTTATATCTGATAGACTTGTTGCCTCAATCACCAGTTCACTTCCACTGTTGATTGAGTTGGACCTTGAAGACCGACCATGTGTAGAACCAATTCTGCCCTATGACTTAACTAATAGAGGGCTGCAGTTTCTATCCTCTTGTGATTATCTCACTTCTCTCTCAATTATTAGAAGTAAAGTTGTACCTTTTAGAAGGATTAATGATTTAGGCATATTGCTTCTTTCTGAGAGTTGTGGGAGCCTAGAATCTGTAAGGCTCGGTGGGTTTTCTACCGTTACAGATGCCGGGTTTTCATCACTTTTGCACTCGTGCAAGAACCTGAAGAAGTTCGAAGTTCGAAATGCACCTCTGTTATCAGACTTGGCGTTTCATGAAATTAATGGCCCTCTTGTTGAGTTGAAATTGTTTTCATGTAACCTTATAACCAGCGAAGCTGTAGCGGAACTCTTGTCATCTAGTACCTTGGAAGTGCTCGACACAAATGGTTGTCGGAGCATAGCAGACCCCTGCCTTGACtacatatccttcctcagcacATTAACCTCACTTAATCTTGGAGGAGCTGATATCACTGATCACGGTCTTAGCATTTTAGGTAAAGGGGATTTACCTATAGCAAGTTTACGGCTAAGAGGGTGCACGAGAGTAAGTGATCGAGGAATGGTCTTTTTACTCAACGAAGGGAACAGAATCAACAAAACTTTATCGTTACTTGATGTTGGGCACATGCCAGGAATATCAGATCGAGGCGTTCAAGCAATTGTTTCAAGTGCAGAATCACTTACCGAGCTATGCTTGAGATATTGTTTTCATGTGACTGATGTGTCTTTTAAATTATTGGCTTCCAGGAGGTGTGATGGGCCTAATATGCTTCAAAGACTGGATGTTTGTCACTGTATCAGACTAACTGGTGGAATAGTGGAGTTCTTGGAGAAGAAACCTTTCTTTCGCGGTCTGAGATGGCTTGGAGTGGGCCGTACTTCTTTGGCGAATAGGAGTGATGATTTTGGTATGATACGCAGAAAGCGACCATGGCTGACTGTTTGTTTTGGAGGCTGTGAAGTTGGGTGTCATGATGGATGGCAATACCATAATATGTAA